GGGGCAAAGCGGCTCCCGCCGCATCCGTGGTTTCCTGCTACTCGATGATCTGCGCGACGACGCCGGCACCGACGGTGCGGCCGCCCTCGCGGATGGCGAAGCGCAGCTTTTCTTCCATCGCGATCGGCACGATCAGCGTCACGTCCATCGTCACGTTGTCGCCCGGCATCACCATCTCCGT
The window above is part of the Rhodobium gokarnense genome. Proteins encoded here:
- a CDS encoding EF-Tu C-terminal domain-related protein, whose translation is TEMVMPGDNVTMDVTLIVPIAMEEKLRFAIREGGRTVGAGVVAQIIE